A window from Rhizosphaericola mali encodes these proteins:
- a CDS encoding SusD/RagB family nutrient-binding outer membrane lipoprotein has translation MKKILYIALMIFSSGILFTNCTKNFESINTDPEHITSGSMDYNYLFTAAEMYTAGSDYEAWRNSMIYCSTMIQHLASTQDYWNGDKYTYNAAYNSAYWDRQFPTAVTYIEEVMNKFKGDSANVNLYNITRILRVIIYQRMTDLYGDIPYSNAGKGYLSQITTPSYDKQEDIYTSFFNELDSAAQNLSTSNTNTIGSADLIYEGDPTLWKKLAYSQMLRLAMRMTKVDATNAEKWVKVAVAGGLFESNSDNAIVQHDAVTTAPGNANGLILVYDDPNAYRMSNTLISMLNNTGDPRLHYFATVSTNPGAQWGTSSYNYGDTTSSVQLGMPNGYDQLGGTTDISTATNWPGDINKYSIVNRYTFARLDAPTFILTYAENSLLLAEAAYRGWVDGDASSYYEEGVTAAMEQMTQTGASTGISSAQIATYLAKNPYNSSTALSQINTQYWLATFMDEYEAWSNWRRTGYPTLTQVSYFGNVTGGTIPRRFTYPTTEATSNPTNYTDAISRLSNGDKMTSRMWWDVAQ, from the coding sequence ATGAAAAAGATATTATATATAGCATTGATGATTTTTAGTAGTGGGATTTTGTTTACAAACTGCACTAAAAATTTTGAATCGATAAATACGGATCCCGAGCACATAACTTCTGGGAGCATGGATTATAATTATTTGTTTACTGCAGCAGAGATGTATACCGCTGGGTCTGATTATGAAGCTTGGCGTAATAGTATGATTTACTGTAGTACGATGATTCAACATTTAGCATCTACTCAAGACTATTGGAATGGTGATAAATACACCTATAACGCGGCTTATAATTCTGCATATTGGGATCGACAGTTTCCTACAGCAGTTACCTATATTGAAGAGGTTATGAATAAATTTAAGGGAGATAGTGCTAATGTTAATTTATATAATATTACGAGAATTTTGCGAGTAATTATCTATCAAAGGATGACTGATTTGTATGGAGATATTCCATATTCAAATGCAGGTAAAGGATACTTATCACAGATAACTACTCCATCTTATGATAAACAAGAAGATATCTATACGAGTTTCTTTAATGAATTGGATTCTGCGGCTCAAAATTTAAGTACCTCTAATACGAATACTATAGGAAGTGCGGATTTGATATATGAAGGGGATCCAACTTTATGGAAAAAATTAGCATATTCTCAAATGTTAAGATTGGCTATGAGAATGACGAAAGTAGATGCTACAAATGCTGAGAAATGGGTAAAGGTCGCAGTAGCAGGAGGTTTGTTTGAGTCGAACTCTGATAATGCCATAGTTCAACACGATGCAGTTACGACTGCCCCAGGAAATGCAAATGGCTTGATATTGGTTTACGATGATCCTAATGCATATAGAATGAGCAATACACTTATTAGTATGTTAAATAACACTGGAGATCCTAGATTGCATTATTTTGCCACGGTATCAACTAATCCAGGTGCACAATGGGGAACTAGTAGTTATAATTATGGAGATACTACAAGTAGTGTTCAGTTGGGTATGCCAAATGGTTATGATCAATTAGGTGGAACTACAGATATATCAACAGCGACTAACTGGCCTGGAGATATCAATAAATATTCTATAGTTAACAGGTATACTTTTGCAAGATTAGATGCGCCAACTTTTATCTTGACTTATGCCGAGAATTCTTTATTGTTAGCAGAGGCTGCATATAGAGGTTGGGTTGATGGTGATGCGTCTTCTTATTATGAAGAAGGTGTAACTGCCGCGATGGAGCAAATGACTCAAACAGGAGCCTCTACAGGTATCTCAAGTGCACAGATTGCAACCTATTTGGCCAAAAATCCATATAATTCATCTACTGCATTATCTCAAATCAATACACAATATTGGTTGGCAACTTTTATGGATGAATATGAAGCTTGGAGTAACTGGAGAAGGACGGGCTATCCAACTTTAACTCAAGTTAGTTATTTTGGTAATGTTACTGGAGGTACAATTCCTAGAAGATTTACCTATCCAACAACAGAAGCTACGTCAAATCCTACAAATTACACAGATGCTATTTCTAGATTGTCAAATGGGGATAAGATGACCTCTAGGATGTGGTGGGATGTTGCACAATAA
- a CDS encoding SusC/RagA family TonB-linked outer membrane protein gives MKLKTTGFLLVFFISLIFFKSYGQGVIVITGNVKDTTGKPIVGATISLKGKSALGATNDDGDFTIKLNNKEGILVISSIGFTKKEINANTSPLNVVLIPEETNGNEVVVSAFGIKRQKKSLGYSTTSVGGDQFTQSRDVNLGNALTGKVAGVSVANNATGPTGSSRVIIRGNASLTGNNQPLYVIDGIPFDNSNQGSAGQYGGQDLGDGLSSVNPDDIQSIEVLKGVAASALYGYRGGNGAILITTKSGSSHKPSVDINNNFTLNPIYDYRDYQSVYGQGSQGIKPTTETSAFNTASLSWGAKMDGSDAVNFLGNTYKYQKNGDNWKNFYNTGLTNQSSVALSGSSDFVKYRFAISDLYNKNNIPNSNMNQQVFNMNTIFNISKKLSLTVTANYVFEKVKNRASMSDASTNVNATLTYLANSFDVRWLKPRVKSDGTELTPGNNLYFNNPYFLTQNFSNTSDRNRLSTAATLKYTINDWLYAQTQVSRDGYVLDYENITPTGTAYANGGSLSQWEKNYRELNGSFMLGMNKTFGENFTLDANVGGNSQDDISKTYGIDGTAGPFLIPYLYTANNISTRPYTLSYNHYRVNSFFGAANLGYKNFLFLNLTGRQDWFSTLAINSNKYFYPSASLSFVASDAFKLPNWISYLKLRGSYAQGSNGTNAYQTYLTYGLQGYTIDGQNVGYITNSSIPNAYLKPVQIQEREFGMNMQFLNNRFGFDAAYYYKKTNNDIAQVSASSASGYSSAITNSGRIRNQGIEFLLNGYPIKNQKFRWNASFNIAYNDSKVLYLGEDVNSLAISGAVPRNGDGVTISNVVGLNYGQIMGYAYKTDAKGNRIFASDGQAERTSSVVPLGTGVYKVTGGFNNQFTLGHFNLSFLLDFKYGAKVFSGTNLSLYTSGLQKTTLQGREDGFVGKGVTEDGSVNTTSINSQTYFTNLASSNIIAQEFVYDASFIKLRQFSFSYDIPTASLERMHIKGINVGIVGRNLWTIMKHTPNIDPEAAYNNSNGQGLEGNGYMPTRSYGFNVNIKF, from the coding sequence ATGAAGTTAAAAACTACAGGTTTTTTATTGGTTTTTTTCATTTCACTTATTTTCTTTAAATCTTATGGACAAGGTGTTATTGTAATAACTGGAAATGTAAAAGATACAACTGGAAAACCTATTGTGGGAGCTACAATCTCTTTAAAGGGCAAGTCTGCCTTAGGTGCTACTAATGACGATGGTGATTTTACTATCAAACTAAATAATAAGGAAGGTATACTTGTAATATCTTCAATTGGCTTTACAAAAAAGGAAATCAATGCAAATACAAGTCCCTTGAACGTTGTTTTGATTCCAGAAGAAACGAATGGTAATGAAGTAGTTGTTTCCGCATTTGGTATTAAACGTCAAAAGAAATCACTAGGCTATTCCACTACATCCGTTGGGGGGGATCAATTTACGCAATCTCGTGATGTTAATTTGGGAAATGCATTAACAGGTAAAGTCGCAGGGGTTAGCGTGGCTAATAATGCTACTGGACCAACTGGGAGCAGTAGAGTTATTATTAGAGGAAATGCATCATTAACAGGCAATAATCAGCCATTATATGTAATAGATGGAATTCCTTTTGATAATAGTAATCAAGGAAGTGCAGGACAGTATGGTGGTCAGGATTTAGGCGATGGACTATCAAGTGTAAATCCTGATGATATACAAAGTATTGAAGTATTAAAGGGTGTTGCGGCGTCTGCGTTGTATGGATATAGAGGTGGTAATGGCGCTATTTTAATTACAACTAAATCAGGAAGTTCTCATAAGCCCTCGGTTGATATAAATAATAATTTTACATTGAATCCGATATATGACTATAGGGACTATCAGTCTGTATATGGACAAGGATCGCAAGGTATAAAACCAACAACAGAAACATCAGCCTTTAATACGGCATCATTGAGCTGGGGTGCAAAAATGGATGGTTCTGACGCGGTTAATTTTTTAGGCAATACCTATAAATATCAAAAAAATGGAGATAATTGGAAAAACTTTTATAACACAGGCTTGACTAATCAATCCTCTGTTGCATTGAGCGGTAGCTCTGATTTCGTTAAATATAGATTTGCAATTTCAGATTTATATAACAAAAACAATATACCAAATTCCAATATGAATCAACAGGTATTTAACATGAATACCATTTTTAATATCTCTAAAAAATTATCTCTAACAGTAACGGCTAATTATGTATTTGAAAAAGTAAAAAATAGGGCCTCTATGTCAGATGCATCAACGAATGTGAATGCAACATTGACCTATTTGGCAAATTCATTTGACGTTAGATGGTTAAAACCTAGAGTTAAATCAGATGGTACTGAACTTACTCCTGGTAATAATTTATACTTCAATAATCCATATTTCTTGACACAAAATTTTTCCAATACATCTGATAGAAATCGATTAAGTACTGCTGCTACTTTAAAATATACTATAAATGATTGGTTGTACGCACAGACTCAAGTATCAAGGGATGGGTATGTATTGGATTATGAAAATATAACACCAACTGGTACTGCATATGCAAATGGAGGTTCATTGAGCCAATGGGAAAAGAATTATAGAGAATTGAACGGAAGTTTTATGTTGGGTATGAACAAAACTTTTGGAGAAAATTTTACTTTAGATGCAAACGTAGGAGGTAACTCCCAAGATGATATCAGTAAAACATATGGCATTGATGGTACCGCAGGTCCATTTTTAATACCGTACTTGTATACAGCTAATAATATATCCACTAGACCTTACACGCTTAGCTACAACCATTATAGAGTTAATTCATTTTTTGGTGCAGCAAACTTAGGATATAAAAATTTCTTATTTCTAAACTTAACAGGAAGACAAGACTGGTTCTCAACTTTAGCTATAAATAGTAACAAATATTTTTATCCTTCTGCAAGTTTAAGTTTTGTTGCATCAGATGCATTTAAATTGCCTAATTGGATTAGTTATTTAAAACTAAGGGGCTCATATGCACAAGGTTCAAATGGTACGAATGCTTATCAAACTTACTTGACTTATGGATTACAAGGTTATACCATCGATGGTCAAAATGTGGGCTATATAACGAATAGCTCGATTCCAAATGCCTATTTAAAACCAGTTCAAATTCAAGAAAGAGAATTTGGTATGAATATGCAATTTTTAAATAATCGTTTTGGTTTTGATGCGGCTTATTACTATAAAAAGACGAATAATGATATAGCTCAGGTTTCTGCTAGTTCTGCGTCAGGTTATTCATCTGCAATTACTAATAGCGGTAGGATTAGAAATCAGGGTATTGAGTTCTTGTTAAACGGATATCCTATTAAAAATCAAAAATTTAGATGGAATGCATCTTTTAATATTGCATATAATGATAGTAAAGTTCTTTATTTAGGTGAGGATGTAAACTCCCTTGCTATTAGTGGTGCGGTCCCAAGAAATGGTGATGGGGTAACTATTAGTAACGTTGTTGGATTGAATTATGGACAAATAATGGGGTATGCTTATAAAACTGATGCGAAAGGGAATAGAATTTTTGCAAGCGATGGTCAAGCAGAAAGAACAAGTAGTGTAGTGCCTCTAGGTACTGGTGTTTATAAGGTGACTGGTGGTTTTAATAACCAATTTACATTAGGGCATTTTAACCTATCTTTCTTACTCGATTTCAAATATGGAGCTAAAGTGTTCTCTGGAACTAATTTAAGTTTGTATACTTCAGGATTACAAAAAACTACATTGCAAGGACGTGAAGATGGTTTTGTCGGAAAAGGTGTGACAGAAGATGGAAGTGTAAATACTACATCTATCAATTCTCAAACATATTTTACAAATTTAGCTTCATCTAACATTATTGCTCAAGAATTTGTTTATGACGCAAGTTTCATCAAGTTAAGACAATTTTCCTTCTCTTACGACATCCCAACTGCATCCCTAGAAAGAATGCATATTAAAGGAATTAATGTAGGAATCGTTGGACGAAATTTATGGACTATAATGAAACATACTCCTAATATAGACCCTGAAGCTGCATATAATAACAGTAATGGTCAAGGACTAGAAGGAAATGGTTATATGCCGACTAGAAGTTATGGTTTTAACGTGAATATTAAATTTTAG